The Bacillus vallismortis genome window below encodes:
- the pelC gene encoding pectate/pectin lyase PelC, protein MKKIVSILFMFSLVIGFSQFQTSTAFAADKVVHETIIVPKNTTYDGKGQRFAAGKELGDGSQSENQKPVFRVEDGATLKNVVLGAPAADGVHTYGNVNIQNVKWEDVGEDALTVKKEGKVTIDGGSAQKASDKIFQINKASTFTVKNFTADNGGKFIRQLGGSTFHVDVIIDKCTITNMKEAIFRTDSKTSTVGMTNTRYSNVGQKWIGVQHIYENNNTQF, encoded by the coding sequence TTGAAAAAAATCGTGTCTATCCTATTTATGTTCAGTTTGGTTATCGGTTTCAGCCAGTTTCAAACATCAACTGCTTTCGCAGCTGACAAAGTGGTTCACGAAACAATTATCGTACCCAAAAATACAACATATGACGGGAAGGGACAGCGGTTTGCAGCAGGGAAAGAATTAGGTGACGGAAGCCAGTCCGAAAACCAAAAACCTGTTTTTCGTGTAGAGGATGGCGCAACTCTAAAAAACGTGGTGCTCGGCGCACCTGCTGCTGATGGCGTGCACACTTATGGAAACGTTAACATTCAGAATGTGAAGTGGGAAGATGTTGGGGAGGATGCGTTAACAGTAAAGAAGGAAGGAAAAGTGACCATCGATGGCGGCTCTGCCCAAAAAGCGTCTGATAAAATTTTTCAGATCAATAAAGCCAGCACATTTACAGTGAAAAATTTCACGGCGGACAATGGCGGTAAATTCATAAGACAGCTTGGCGGTTCAACCTTCCACGTTGATGTGATCATCGACAAGTGCACCATCACGAATATGAAAGAAGCGATATTCCGGACCGACAGCAAAACAAGTACGGTCGGAATGACAAATACACGCTACTCCAATGTCGGCCAGAAATGGATTGGCGTTCAGCATATTTATGAAAATAACAATACTCAATTTTAA